In one Yarrowia lipolytica chromosome 1A, complete sequence genomic region, the following are encoded:
- a CDS encoding uncharacterized protein (Compare to YALI0A14476g, some similarities with CA4130|IPF20009 Candida albicans unknown function, similar to Saccharomyces cerevisiae OPY1 (YBR129C); ancestral locus Anc_3.392) — translation MDKSGWLHVRTKRKVSVPSAWSQQSFLTQSWKKQWVVVRAQALSVYKDEREYEPVRVIPAEEIMSVALLEDVNFAVFTSSINHHFKSDSRAEAESWVAQLKEVGKRAADNVVDAQKRERAASTAKGHVEIPIVVDTALVSSPHSQLHSYSNHPHSPHMDAATHSHTEYSGDDVFSSQSEWDEDKSPLSKSPIGEFQHFHDSFVPTDPKTKPPKISTNSPPHSSDPSPTSPTSPSPSKSSLIAEGPLLRLKKRYNQWQRQYAVLTVDSLSFYKSQNSAHQHKKPIKTIAVDQLLDVVELDPLSKSKPYCMQLITPAKRIRFSLDSEPDLTKWLVAIKSIAKEDFTKGDCKDGH, via the coding sequence ATGGATAAAAGTGGATGGTTACACGTGCGGACCAAGCGCAAGGTGAGTGTGCCGTCCGCGTGGTCGCAACAGTCGTTTCTAACTCAGTCGTGGAAAAAACagtgggtggtggtgcgGGCCCAGGCGCTGTCCGTGTACAAGGACGAGCGGGAATACGAGCCGGTGCGGGTGATTCCGGCGGAGGAAATCATGTCGGTggcgctgctggaggaTGTCAACTTCGCCGTCTTCACGTCGTCCATCAACCACCACTTCAAGAGCGACTCCCGCGCGGAGGCCGAATCGTGGGTGgcccagctcaaggaggtgggAAAGCGAGCGGCAGACAATGTCGTGGACGCCCAGAAACGCGAACGGGCAGCGTCCACCGCCAAGGGCCACGTGGAAATCCCCATCGTCGTGGATACCGCCCTGGTGTCGTCGCCCCATTCCCAGCTCCACTCGTACTCCAACCACCCCCATAGCCCCCACATGGACGCCGCCACACACTCGCACACCGAGTACAGCGGCGACGACGTCTTTTCGTCGCAGAGCGAGTGGGACGAAGACAAGTCGCCGCTGTCCAAAAGCCCAATTGGCGAGTTTCAGCATTTCCACGACTCGTTTGTCCCCACAGACCCCAAGACCAAACCCCCCAAGATCTCCACAAACAGCCCCCCTCATTCGTCGGACCCCTCGCCAACCTCTCCCACGTCCCCGAGCCCGTCCAAGAGCTCTCTGATCGCCGAGGGCCCGCTACTTCGGCTCAAAAAACGATACAACCAGTGGCAGCGACAGTATGCGGTTCTGACGGTGGACTCGCTGAGCTTCTACAAGTCGCAGAACTCGGCCCACCAACACAAGAAGCCCATCAAGACGATTGCCGTGGACCAGCTTTTGGACGTGGTTGAGCTTGATCCGCTGTCCAAGTCCAAGCCGTACTGCATGCAGCTCATCACGCCGGCCAAACGCATCCGGTTTTCGTTGGACTCGGAACCCGATCTTACAAAGTGGCTTGTGGCGATAAAGAGTattgccaaggaggatTTTACAAAGGGCGACTGCAAGGATGGTCACTGA